CGGTGAGTAGTACAGCGACTGCTGGATCAGCCCGTAGCTGGTCTTGAACGCCACCATGCAGGAGAACCACCACCGGTTGTTCCACTCGGTGGGCTTCATCACCCAGTACTGCGCCGCCCGGTGCCCGTTGATGTCCATCTCGATCGCGTCGGCGGGGATGGTCTCGTCGTAGCTGCGCCACACGAACGTTTCGACGGCCATCTGGTAGTTGCCGGCGTCGAATTCGCAGCGCACGCCCTCCACCGGCTTGGGCGGGGTGAAGGCCAGGCCGAGCTGCGCGATGACGTCAAACGGGATGTCCTCGCAGGCGTCGAACGGGCGGGGGTTGGTCAGGTTGACCGGCTTGCTGGAGGTCGGCGGCGGTGCCAGCGGGGCGGCGGTGGAGCGCAACTGCACCCCGTTCGCCCCGGTGGCGGCAGAGCTGCTGCTGGGCGGCGACTGCTGCCAGACCATGACGACGGCCATCGCCAGCGCGCTGAACGCCGTGGCCAGACGCAGTTTGGTGAGCATCCCACTCCTCGCTTCCGCCCAGACTTTCCCCGGGAGTGTACAAGTTGGGGCGCCGACCACTGGCGCAAAAGCGAGAACACGTTCTAATTCGCCCGCCGCAGCCGCGCCGGGGAGCGCCGCTAGTCTTGAGGATCGTGACCATCCACGAGCCGACGGCCTCGCACGGCCCGACCCTGTGGGCGATCTCCGATCTGCACACCGGCCACATGGGCAACAAGCCGGTCACCGAGTCGCTGCATCCGGCGACCGGTGACGATTGGCTGATCGTCGCCGGTGACGTCGCCGAACGCACCGACGAGATCCGTTGGTCGCTGGACCTGCTGCGGAAACGGTTCGCCAAGGTGATCTGGGTGCCCGGAAACCACGAGCTGTGGACCACCACCAAGGACCCGATGCAGATCTTCGGGCGCTCGCGCTACGACTATCTGGTCGACATGTGCGACCAGATGGGCGTCATCACCCCCGAGCATCCGTTCCCGGTCTGGACCGAGGAGGGCGGCCCGGCCACCATCGCGCCGATGTTCCTGCTGTATGACTACACGTTCCTGCCCGCCGGCGCGGCCACCAAGGCCGAAGGCCTGGCCATCGCGCGGGAGAGCAATGTGGTGGCCACCGACGAGTTCCTGCTGTCTCCCGAGCCGTACGGCACCCGGGATGCGTGGTGCCGTGACCGGGTCGCCGTCACCCGCAAGCGCCTCGAAGAACTGGACTGGATGATCCCGACCGTGCAGGTCAACCATTTCCCGATGGTGCGTCAGCCGTGCGACGCGCTGTTCTACCCGGAGTTCTCGCTGTGGTGCGGCACCACCGAAACCGCCGACTGGCACACCCGCTACAACGCGACGTGCTCGGTCTACGGTCACCTGCACATCCCGCGCACCACCTACTACGACGGGGTGCGCTTCGAAGAGGTCTCGGTGGGCTACCCGCGGGAGTGGCAGCGCCGCAGGCCCCATCGGTGGCTGCGCCAGGTGCTGCCCGACCCGCAATACCCGCCCGGTTACCTCAACGAGTTCGGCGGCCACTTCACCATCACCGACGAGATGCGCGCGGCCAGTGCAAAATTCGCCGAACGGCTGCGGCAACGGCAGTCCCGATGAGCAAACTGCTGGACACGGTGCTGGCTCCGGCTCAGTCGTTGGCCTCGGCCGAACGCTACGACGATCCGCCCGGACTGGCCCCGCTGCCCGAGGAGGAGCCGCTGGTGGCGCGTTCGGTGGCCAAGCGCCGCAACGAATTCGTCACGGTGCGCTACTGCGCCCGGTTGGCCCTCGAGGAACTCGGTCAGCCGCCGGTGCCGATCCTCAAAGGGGAGAAGGGTGAACCGTGCTGGCCGACCGGCATCGTCGGCAGTCTGACGCACTGCGCGGGTTTTCGCGGCGCGGTGGTGGGCCGCGAAGCCGATGTGCGGTCGGTGGGCATCGACGCCGAACCGCACGACGTGCTACCCGACGGCGTGCTCGACGCGGTCAGCCTGCCCGTCGAACGCGCCGAGTTGGCCGCCCTGCCGAACGAGCTGCACTGGGACCGGATCCTGTTCTGCGCCAAGGAAGCCACCTACAAAGCATGGTTTCCGCTGACCCAGCGGTGGCTGGGCTTCGAGGACGCCCACATCACCTTCGATTCCGACGGCGGCTTCGTCTCTCGCATCCTCATCGACCCCGCGGCGCTGTCCGGTCCGCCGCTGACCGAGCTGCGCGGGCGGTGGTCGGTCACCGGCGGGCTGGTGCTGACCGCGATCGTGCTGTGAACGTCCAGCCGGGCCTGGTGATCGTCGACAAGCCGGCCGGAATCACCAGCCACGACGTGGTTTCGCGGTGCCGCCGATTCTTCGGCACCCGCAAGGTCGGCCATGCCGGCACCCTGGATCCGATGGCCACCGGGGTGCTGGTGGTCGGCATCGAACGGGCCACCAAGATTCTGGGTCTGCTCACCACGTCGGTGAAGTCCTATGCAGCCACCATCCGACTGGGTCAGACCACTTCTACCGAGGACGCCGAGGGCGAAGTGCTGCAGACGGTTTCAGCCGAGCACGTCACCGATTCGCAGATCGTCGACGCTATCGCCGGTCTGCGCGGCGATATCTTGCAGGTGCCCTCGACGGTCAGTGCCATCAAAGTCGCCGGCAAGCGGTCCTACCAGCTGGCCCGCGAAGGCCGCCCCGTCGAACTGCCCGCCCGGCCGGTGCGCATCGACCGCTTCGAGCTGCTCGCGGTGCGCCGGGACGGCCAGTTCGTCGATCTGGACGTCGAGGTGGACTGCTCGGCGGGCACCTACATCCGGGCGCTGGCCCGCGATCTCGGCGGCGAGTTGGGGGTGGGCGGGCACTTGGCCGCCCTGCGGCGCACCCGGGCCGGAAGCTTCAGCCTGGATCAGGCCCGCACCCTCGAGGAGCTACACGAGGCCCCGCGGCTGAGCTACAGCATCGATGAGGCCTGCCTGCAGAGCTTTCCGCGTCGCGACCTGACCGCTGATGAGGCGCTCGACGCCAGCCACGGCCGGCCGCTGGTGCCCGCCGGCATCGACGGTGTCTACGCGGCCACCGCCGGCGACGGGCGGGTGATCGCACTGCTGGAGGATTCCGGGCCGCGGACCAGTTCGGTGGTCGTCATCCGGCCGGCAACGCTTTAGTCCGCCGGGGAAATCGCCGTCAGACCACCCAGATCGCCTGGGCGGCGGGGCTACCCAGGTCAATGGTGGACTTCGCGCCACCGGGCGCCCCGGGTGACTCCAGGGCCACCGAGATGATCCCGGCGAACTCGCGGCGGGTCAGCACCTGGACCCGGGCATCGAGGCTGATACCGACTCCGTCGAAGTAGCGCAGCATCTCCGGGTCACTGTCGGAGATCCTGGCCACCGTCCCGGAGTCGCCGTCGGCACACTCCCACAACTGGCGCGCCGGAGGCGTGGGCACCTGCCCGTCGGCGGCCGGAATCGGGTCGCCGTGCGGGTCGCGCTGCGGGAATCCCAGTTTGGCGTCGATGCGGGCCACCAGCGCGTCGGAGACCGCGTGCTCGAGCACCTCGGCCTCGTCGTGCACCTCGTCCCAGCTGTAGCCCAGCTCGCGCACCAGAAAGGTCTCGATCAACCGGTGCCGGCGCACCATGCCCAGCGCAGCGCGGCGGCCCTCCTCGGTGAGCGTCACCGCGCCGTACTTCTCGTGGTCCACCAGGCCGGCTTCGGCGAGTTTGCGGATCGACTCCGACGCGGTGCTGGCCGACACACCGATCTTCTCCGCCAGCATCTTGGTGCTGACCTTGTCGGGCGACCATTCCTGCGCGGTCCAGATGACCTTCAGATAGTCCTGGGCGACGCTAGTCAGCCCATCCGACTGCTCCCAAGGGCTCACAACACCACAGTTTAGGCTTGCGGTTGTGCAGCGGTGGCGGGGGCAGGACGAGATCCCCACAGACTGGGGTCGGTGCGTGCTCACCATCGGCGTCTTCGACGGTGTGCACCGCGGCCATGCCGAACTGATCGCACATGCGGTGAAGGCCGGTAAGGCCCGCGGTGTGCCGACGGTGCTGATGACCTTCGACCCGCACCCGATGGAGGTGGTCTACCCCGGCTCCCATCCGGCTCAGCTCACCACGTTGGCGCGCCGGGCCGAGCTCGTCGAAGAGGCCGGGGTCGACGTGTTCCTGGTGATCCCGTTCACCCCCGACTTCATGAAGCTCACCCCGGACCGCTACATCCACGAACTTCTGGTCGAGCATCTGCACGTGGTGGAAGTGGTGGTGGGGGAGAACTTCACCTTCGGCCGCAAGGCTGCGGGCAACGTCGAGACGTTGCGCCGCGCCGGTGAGCAGTTCGGTTTCTCGGTGCGGTCGGTGTCGCTGGTGGCGGAGCACGCCGACTCGGACCCGGCCCAGTCGGTCACGTTCTCCTCGACCTACATCCGGTCCTGCGTGGACGCCGGCGACGTGGTCGCGGCCGCCGAAGCGCTGGGGCGGCCGCACCGGGTCGAGGGACTGGTGGTGCGCGGCGACGGCCGCGGGCGGGACCTGGGCTTCCCGACCGCCAACGTGGCGCCGTCGGCGTACGCGGCCATTCCGGCCGACGGGGTGTACGCCGCGTGGTTCACCGTGCTGGGACACGGCCCGGTCCCCGGCACCGTCATCGCCGGTCAGCGCTGCCGGGCGGCGGTCTCGGTCGGCACCAACCCGACCTTCTCCGGGCGGGCCCGCACCGTCGAGGCGTTCGTACTCGATCAAACCGCCGACCTGTACGGCCAGCGGGTCGCCGTCGACTTCGTCAGCCGGATCCGGGGCCAGGAGAAGTTCGACTCGGTGGCGGACCTGGTGGCGGTGATGAACACCGACGTGGAGAAGACCCGCGGTCTGCTCGCCGGGGACTGACCGGCCGCCCGGCCGGGCCTGGATTGGGTTCGGACGTCCCGGCGCTGCTAGACTCCCTGCTCGGCGCGCTGCAGTCCGCGGTGGCCGCCACTATCACATTCGCGGGACTACCTTGATGGAGATGTTTTCGTGGCGCTGACCGCCGAGCAGAAAAAAGAGATCCTGGGCAGCTACGGTCTGCACGAGACCGACACCGGCTCGCCGGAGGCGCAGGTCGCACTGCTCACCAAGCGGATCGTCGATCTCACCGAGCACCTCAAGATCCACAAGCACGACCACCACTCCCGCCGCGGCCTGCTGCTGCTGGTCGGCCGGCGTCGTCGTCTGCTCAAGTACCTCGCCCAGGTCGATGTGGCGCGTTACCGCTCGCTCATCGAGCGCCTGGGTCTGCGTCGCTGACATTCGGTCGGCGATAACCGCCGCCGTGTAGAGTGAGACCGTTCCGGGCCTCGCCCGGACATCGGTGTGGCCCACGCAGTCCGCGCGCGTCACTCCGGCACGTCACGATGGGAAACATTCCCGCGACCGGCCAGACCTGAGTCGGGCGGTCTTCGGTAGTGGCAGCCGGGTCTGAGAGTTCCAAGATCCGGCCGCTTCGATCGACGACCGTAGCCGCATCCAGGTTCTTCGCTGGTCCTCGTCCGGCGTGCAAAACAGCTGAACGAACCAGGAAGGCCGCAAGGGCGTCCATGTCTGCAATTGAAATTGATGAAGGCGTTTTCGAGTCCACCGCCACCATTGACAACGGGAGCTTCGGCACCCGCACCATCCGCTTCGAGACCGGCCGGCTGGCCCAGCAGGCGGCGGGCAGTGTCGTCGCCTACCTCGATGACGAGACCATGCTGCTGTCGGCGACCACCGCCAGCAAGGCTCCCAAGGAGCACTTCGACTTCTTCCCGCTCACCGTCGACGTCGAGGAGCGGATGTATGCCGCCGGGCGCATCCCGGGCTCGTTCTTCCGCCGCGAGGGCCGGCCGTCCACCGACGCGATCTTGACCTGCCGGCTCACCGACCGCCCGCTGCGCCCGTCGTTCGTCGACGGTCTGCGCAACGAGATCCAGGTCGTGGTGACCGTGCTGAGCCTGGACCCCAAGGACCTCTACGACGTGGTGGCGATCAACGCCGCGTCGGCCTCCACGCAGCTGGCCGGCCTGCCGTTCTCCGGCCCGGTCGGCGCGGCGCGGGTGGCGCTGATCGACGGCACCTGGGTGGCATTCCCCACCGTCGAGCAGCTCGAGCGCGCGGTGTTCGACATGGTGCTGGCCGGGCGTGCGGTAGACGCCGCCGACGGGGGCACGGACGTCGCGATCATGATGGTCGAGGCCGAGGCCACCCCGCACGTCATCGAGCTCATCGAGAGCGGTGCGCAGGCGCCGACCGAGACGGTGGTCGCCGAAGGTCTGGAGGCCGCCAAGCCGTTCATCGCGGCCCTGTGCAAGGCCCAGCAGGAGCTGGCCGACGCCGCTGCCCGCCCGACCGCCGAGTACCCGCTGTTCCCGGCCTACGGCGAGGACGTCTACTACGCGGTGGCCTCCATCGCCACCGACGAGCTGGCCAAGGCGCTGACCATCGCCGGTAAGGCCGAGCGCGACGAACGCACCGAGGAGATCAAGGCCGAGGTCGTCCAGCGGCTTGCCGAGACCTACGAAGGCCGCGAGAAGGAGATCAGCGCGGCCTACCGCAGCCTCACCAAAAAGCTGGTGCGCCAGCGCATCCTGACCGACCACTTCCGCATCGACGGCCGTGGCATCACCGACATCCGGGCGCTCTCCGCCGAGGTCGCGGTGGTGCCCCGGGCGCACGGCAGCGCACTGTTCGAGCGCGGCGAGACCCAGATCATGGGTGTGACCACGCTGGACATGGTGAAGATGGCGCAGCAGATCGACTCACTGGGGCCGGAGAAGTCCAAGCGCTACATGCACCACTACAACTTCCCGCCGTACTCCACCGGTGAGACCGGACGGGTCGGTTCGCCCAAGCGCCGCGAGATCGGCCACGGCGCGCTGGCCGAGCGGGCCCTGGTTCCGGTGCTGCCCAGCATCGAGGAGTTCCCCTACGCCATCCGGCAGGTGTCGGAAGCGCTGAGCTCCAACGGGTCCACCTCGATGGGCTCGGTCTGCGCCTCCACGCTGGCACTGCTCAACGCCGGGGTGCCGCTGAAGGCTCCGGTCGCCGGCATCGCGATGGGTCTGGTCTCCGACGATGTCGAGATCGACGGTAAGACCGAGCGTCGTTTCGTCGCACTCACCGACATCCTGGGCGCCGAGGACGCGTTCGGCGACATGGACTTCAAGGTCGCCGGCACCAAGGACTTCGTCACCGCCCTGCAGCTGGACACCAAGCTCGACGGCATTCCGTCGCAGGTGCTCGCGGGCGCACTGTCACAGGCCAAGGACGCGCGTCTGACCATCCTGGAGGTGATGGCCGAGGCCATCGACGCCCCCGACGAGATGAGCCCGTACGCGCCGCGGGTCACCACCATCAAGGTGCCGGTGGACAAGATCGGCGAGGTGATCGGGCCCAAGGGCAAGATGATCAACTCGATCACCGAGGAGACCGGCGCCCAGATCTCCATCGAGGACGACGGCACCGTGTTCGTCGGCGCCACCGACGGGCCGTCGGCGCAGGCCGCGATCGACAAGATCAACGCGATCGCCAACCCGCAGTTGCCGAAGATCGGCGAGCGCTTCCTGGGCACCGTGGTCAAGACCACCGACTTCGGCGCGTTCATCTCGCTGCTGCCGGGCCGCGACGGGCTGGTGCACATCTCCAAGCTCGGCAAGGGCAAGCGGGTCGCCAAGGTCGAGGACGTCGTCAAGGTCGGCGACAAGCTGCGGGTGGAGATCGCCGATATCGACAACCGCGGCAAGATCTCGCTGGTGCCCGTGGAGGACGCGGCAGATGCGGCGGCCTCGGCCCCGGCAGCGGGGTCCGCTGAGCCTGCCGATGCCGCGGCCGTCGAGAGCTGACACCGCGCGCGCCACACTGCGTCGCACCACCCTGGCGGGCGGGCTGCGGGTGGTCACCGAGTACCTCCCGGCGGTCCGTTCGGCGTCGGTCGGCGTCTGGGTCGGTGTCGGGTCGCGCGACGAGGGCGCCACGGTAGCCGGGGCGGCGCACTTTTTGGAGCACCTGCTGTTCAAGGCCACCCCGACCCGCACGGCGGCCGGCATCGCCCAGGCGATGGACGCCGTCGGGGGTGAGCTCAACGCCTTCACCGGCAAGGAGCAGACCTGCTATTACGCCCATGTGCTCGACACCGATCTCGAGCTGGCGGTGGCCCTGGTGAGCGACGTGGTGCTCAACGGGTCCTGCGCGGCCGAGGATGTGGACCTCGAGCGCGACGTGGTCCTGGAGGAACTCGCGATGCGCGACGACGATCCCGAGGACGCGCTGGGCGATGTGTTCTTGTCCACCCTGTTCGGCGACCATCCGATCGGGCGGCCGGTGATCGGCAACGTCGAATCGGTGTCGGCGATGACCCGCGCACAGCTGCGCTCGTTTCACCAGCGTCGCTACACCCCGGAGCGCATGGTGGTGGCGGTGGCCGGCAATGTCGATCACGACACCGTGGTGGCGCTGGTCAGAGAACATTTCGGGCACAGGCTGGTTCGTGGTCAGCGGCCCGCCGCGCCGCGGCGTGGTGCCGCCCGGGTTCCGGGCTCGCCAGGGCTGACGGTGGTCAACCGTGACGCCGACCAGACCCACATGTCGCTGGGGGTGCGTGCCCCGGGGCGGTACTGGCAGCACCGTCAGGCGTTGGCGGTGCTGAACACCGCCCTCGGCGGCGGGTTGAGTTCCCGGCTGTTCCAACAGGTTCGGGAGTCCCGCGGGCTGGCGTACTCGATCTACTCGTCGGTGGACACCTTCGCCGACGCGGGTGCGCTGTCTGTCTATACCGCCTGCCAGCCGGAGCGGTTCGCCGAGGTGGCGGCGGTGACTGCCGAGGTGCTCGACTCGGTTGCGCGCGACGGCATCACCGCCCAGGAGTGCCGGATCGCCAAGGGGTCACTGCGCGGCGGATTGCTTCTGGGCCTGGAGGATTCGGGTTCGCGGATGAACAGGCTGGGCCGTACCGAACTGAACTACGGACGGCACCGCCCGATATCGCGCACGCTGCGGGAGCTGTCCGCGGTCACCGTCGAGGAGGTCAACGCGGTGGCGCACCGGCTGTTGCGCCGGCCCTATGGCCTGGCGGTGCTCGGTCCCTACCGGTCGAAAGGATCACTGCCCCGGAGACTGCGGGCGCTGGCTGGTTAATGGCAGGCTAGGGAAATGGCTTTCAGCTTCTCCGAACTCACGGTCCCGCTGGTGGGTGCGCCGATGGCCGGCGGTCCCAGTACGCCGGCGCTGGCGGCCGCGGTGTCGCAGGCGGGGGGACTCGGATTCGTCGCCGGCGGTTACCGTACGCCGCAGCAGCTGGCCGACGACATCACTGCCGCGCGCAGCGCCACCGCCGGTCCGATCGGGGCCAATCTGTTTGTGCCGCAACCCAGCGTTGCCGATATGGTGCTGCTCGACGAGTACGCCGATCTGCTGGAACCACTGGCCGACCATTACGGCGTCGAACTGGGCCGGCCCCGCTTGGGTGACGACGACTGCTGGCCGGAGAAGCTGACCGTGATCGCCGACCTGCGGCCCACCGTGGTGTCGTTCGCGTTCGGGACGCCGGCGCCGGAGGACCTGGCGAAACTGCGCGCGCTGCGCATCCTGACCCTGGTCACCGTGACCTCGGCCTACGAAGCCGGCATCGCGGTGGCGCACGGCGCCGATGCCCTGGTGGTGCAGGGCCCCGGCGCCGGCGGGCATCGCGGCACGTTCGCGCCCGACGTGCGGCCGGGCACCGAATCTCTCGAGGACCTGCTGGCCCAGATCGGCCATGCCCACGGTGACGTCCCGCTGGTGGCGGCAGGCGGCCTGGGCACCGCGGCCGATGTGGCCGGGGTGCTGGGGCGGGGTGCGGTGGCCGCCCAGGTCGGAACCGCGCTGCTGCTGTCCGACGAGGCGGGGACCAACCCGACGCACCGGGCGGCGCTGACCAACCCGGAATTCATCAACACAGCGGTGACGTGTGCGTTCTCCGGCCGCTACGCGCGCGGACTGGAGAACGACTTCACCCGGACCTTCGACAACGTGGCGCCGGTGGGATACCCCGAGATCAACCACATGACCACACCCATCCGGGCGGCGGCGGTGGCGATCGACGACCCGCACGGGACCAGCCTGTGGGCCGGGACCGCCTACCGGACCGTGCGGTCGGCCCCGGCCGCCGACATCCTCGCCGCCTTGGCAGGCTGACCGGTACCAGCGGTACCGCTATGATCGGCCAATGAGCAACGCTGCTGCGTCGACGAAGCCCACGGCCACCGGCACCGTGCACATCGGAGCCAGCCCCGAGAGGGTCTACGCGCTGATCACCGACTTGTCGGCGCTCGGGGAGTGCGCCGAGGAGACCGTCGCGATGCGGTGGCGAAAAGGCGATGCGGCCCGTCCCGGCGCGGTGTTCTCCGGCGAGAACCGCAACGGCCCCAAGACGTGGACGACGACCTGCACCGTCGTCGCCGCAGAACCGGGCCGGACCTTCGCGTTCGATGTCCGCTCGGCGATCATCCCGGTGGCCCACTGGGCCTACCAGATCACGCCGACCGACGCCGGTTGCCAGGTCACCGAGAGCACCTGGGATCGCCGGCCGCGCTGGCTGCGTGGCATCACCGGTCACGTCACCGGCATCAAGGACCGGGCTACCGCCAACGCCGCGCACATTCGGCTCACCCTTGATCGACTCAAGCAGCGCGCCGAGCACCCGCAACCGACGTAGACATCTATGGAGATATTGTCGACAGTCATGACATCGACTATGGTTTTGTAAACCTCGGCGAAGGAGTTGCCATGCTTTCGGTTGATGACACTGCCGCGGGCCCGCACGACGGCTCGCTGGATCACGAGCGCATCGTCCTGCAGGCCCGGGACGTCGACTTCGACTGGTCGGACCTGCCGGTGCACTACGTACCCGGGGAGCCCTTCGCGACCCATTTCTGCAACGTGCTGCACCTGCTGCTGCCCGCCGGCGAGGAGTTCTTCGTCGAGCTGTTCAAGCAGGTGCTGCCGTTGATCAAGGACGACCAGCTGCGCCTCGACGTCCAGGGTTTCATCGGACAGGAGGCCACCCACTCCCAGGCGCACGCCGGCGTCGTCGACCACCTGGCCGCGCGCGGCATCGACATGTCGCCTTTCACCGGCCAGATCAAGTGGCTGTTCGAAAAGCTGCTCGGCGACCGGCCGCACTGGAGCAAGCGCCGCCAGCAGCGCTGGCTGCTCGAACGGGTGGCGCTGGTCGCCGCCGTCGAGCACTACACGGCGATCCTGGGGGAGTGGATCCTCGACAGCCCGGCGCTGGATGCGGCCGGAACCCATCCGGCGATGCTGGACATGCTGCGCTGGCACGGCGCCGAAGAGGTCGAGCACAAAGCCGTCGCCTTCGACGTGATGAAGCACCTGCGGGTCGGGTATTTCCGGCAGGTCCGCACCCAACTGGCCGTCACGCCGCTGATGCTGTTGCTGTGGGTCCGCGGGCTGCGGTTCATGTACAAGGTGGACCCGCAATTGCCGGCCGGAACCAAGCCGCGCTGGCGGGACTGGTTCACGGTGGCGCGCCGCGGGCTGGTTCCCGCGCCGTTCGAATTCCTGCCCGCCATCGCCTCCTACTACCGGCCGGGCTTTCATCCGGCCCAACTCGGCGGGGTGGAGCGGGCGGTCAACTACCTGGCGGTGTCGCCCGCCGCCCGCGCCACGCACTGACCGTTATCCGGCCGAACACGAGGAGTGCAGCCGAATGAACAGCTCGACCACAGTCACGTCAACAGACGGCGTGAGCCTGGCCGTGCATGCCTACACCGACCTGGATCCGCAGCGACCGACGATCCTGGCCATCCACGGCTACCCGGACAACCACCACGTGTGGGATCCGGTGGCTCACGAGCTCGTCGCGAGCTACCCGGGCCGATACAACGTCGTCGCCTATGACGTGCGGGGCGCGGGTGCGTCCTCGTCGCCGGCGGACCGATCCGGGTATCGGCTGCCCCAGCTGATCGCCGACATCGGCGCGGTCATCGAGCACCTCGGGGTCGACAACGTCCATCTGCTGGGCCATGACTGGGGTTCGATCCAGGGCTGGGCGGCGGTGACCGACCCCGTCCTGGGGCCCAAAATCACTTCCTACACCTCGATTTCGGGTCCGCATCTGGACTACGCCGGCAAGTTCCTGCGGTCACCGCGCAACCTGCGGGGGTTCCTCGACGTGGCCCGACAGATACTGGAGTCCTCCTACATCTGGCTGTTTCTGACGCCGCGGGTGCCTGAGGCGCTCTTCCGGTCCGGATTCGGCGGCAGACTCATCGACACCCTGGAGCGAATCGGCCGCTCCGGCCGTCCACGGCGGGCCACCCACCGGGCGGAGAACGACTACGTCAACGGACTCAACCTCTACCGCGCGAACATGCCGCGACCGCTGATGAAGCCCTCCGTGCCGCTGCCCTCCACCGACGTCGCCGTGCAGGTGCTCGCACCGCGCCTGGACCTGTTCGTCAGCCCCGCCCTGCAGCGGTTCACCGGCGCGATCCCGCCGCGCCATCGGGTGCTCGACATCGACGGTGGACATTGGGTGGTGACCGATCGGCCCGAGATGATCGCCCGGCTCACCGGCGAATGGGTTGATCAGAATGTGGCCGGCAGCGCAGATGCCTCTGGCCGCGACGTCCCCGACATCCGGCAAAGCTGAGATGCCGCAAGAGATCTGGCGCTCCCGGCCCGCGGACCTCTACGGCCGGCGCAAGCATGACCGGTTCTTCAACCTGCTCTGGGCGGCGATCACGGTCTTCAGTGCGTTCTCCGGGCTGTCGAGGTGGCGGCCGTCGCGGGTGGTGCCCGTCTCGCGGACCATCGCGGCGGTTGTCACCAAGCGGGAGATGCTGACCCCGGACGTTGTGGCGTTGACGATCGTAGAACCGAACGGCGGGCTGCTGCCGTCCTGGTCGCCGGGTGGTCACATCGACGTGCAGCTGCCGTCCGGCCGCCGCCGGCAGTACTCACTGTGCGGGGCGCCCGGAAGGCGCACCGACTACCGCATCGCGGTGCGGCGTCTCGACGACGGTGGCGGCGGGTCGGTGGAGATGCACGAGTCCTACGCGGTGGGCGACACCCTGGTTTTCGAGGGCCC
This is a stretch of genomic DNA from Mycolicibacter terrae. It encodes these proteins:
- a CDS encoding metal-dependent hydrolase produces the protein MLSVDDTAAGPHDGSLDHERIVLQARDVDFDWSDLPVHYVPGEPFATHFCNVLHLLLPAGEEFFVELFKQVLPLIKDDQLRLDVQGFIGQEATHSQAHAGVVDHLAARGIDMSPFTGQIKWLFEKLLGDRPHWSKRRQQRWLLERVALVAAVEHYTAILGEWILDSPALDAAGTHPAMLDMLRWHGAEEVEHKAVAFDVMKHLRVGYFRQVRTQLAVTPLMLLLWVRGLRFMYKVDPQLPAGTKPRWRDWFTVARRGLVPAPFEFLPAIASYYRPGFHPAQLGGVERAVNYLAVSPAARATH
- a CDS encoding nitronate monooxygenase; this encodes MAFSFSELTVPLVGAPMAGGPSTPALAAAVSQAGGLGFVAGGYRTPQQLADDITAARSATAGPIGANLFVPQPSVADMVLLDEYADLLEPLADHYGVELGRPRLGDDDCWPEKLTVIADLRPTVVSFAFGTPAPEDLAKLRALRILTLVTVTSAYEAGIAVAHGADALVVQGPGAGGHRGTFAPDVRPGTESLEDLLAQIGHAHGDVPLVAAGGLGTAADVAGVLGRGAVAAQVGTALLLSDEAGTNPTHRAALTNPEFINTAVTCAFSGRYARGLENDFTRTFDNVAPVGYPEINHMTTPIRAAAVAIDDPHGTSLWAGTAYRTVRSAPAADILAALAG
- a CDS encoding SRPBCC family protein; this encodes MSNAAASTKPTATGTVHIGASPERVYALITDLSALGECAEETVAMRWRKGDAARPGAVFSGENRNGPKTWTTTCTVVAAEPGRTFAFDVRSAIIPVAHWAYQITPTDAGCQVTESTWDRRPRWLRGITGHVTGIKDRATANAAHIRLTLDRLKQRAEHPQPT
- a CDS encoding M16 family metallopeptidase, translating into MPRPSRADTARATLRRTTLAGGLRVVTEYLPAVRSASVGVWVGVGSRDEGATVAGAAHFLEHLLFKATPTRTAAGIAQAMDAVGGELNAFTGKEQTCYYAHVLDTDLELAVALVSDVVLNGSCAAEDVDLERDVVLEELAMRDDDPEDALGDVFLSTLFGDHPIGRPVIGNVESVSAMTRAQLRSFHQRRYTPERMVVAVAGNVDHDTVVALVREHFGHRLVRGQRPAAPRRGAARVPGSPGLTVVNRDADQTHMSLGVRAPGRYWQHRQALAVLNTALGGGLSSRLFQQVRESRGLAYSIYSSVDTFADAGALSVYTACQPERFAEVAAVTAEVLDSVARDGITAQECRIAKGSLRGGLLLGLEDSGSRMNRLGRTELNYGRHRPISRTLRELSAVTVEEVNAVAHRLLRRPYGLAVLGPYRSKGSLPRRLRALAG
- a CDS encoding alpha/beta fold hydrolase — encoded protein: MNSSTTVTSTDGVSLAVHAYTDLDPQRPTILAIHGYPDNHHVWDPVAHELVASYPGRYNVVAYDVRGAGASSSPADRSGYRLPQLIADIGAVIEHLGVDNVHLLGHDWGSIQGWAAVTDPVLGPKITSYTSISGPHLDYAGKFLRSPRNLRGFLDVARQILESSYIWLFLTPRVPEALFRSGFGGRLIDTLERIGRSGRPRRATHRAENDYVNGLNLYRANMPRPLMKPSVPLPSTDVAVQVLAPRLDLFVSPALQRFTGAIPPRHRVLDIDGGHWVVTDRPEMIARLTGEWVDQNVAGSADASGRDVPDIRQS